The nucleotide sequence ACAAGTATTGGCGGCGACAGGTGCTGGCTACGACCGCTTGCACATGACCACAGCTGCAGACCAAGCGCTGCCGGTGCATCTGACGGATGGTAAACCGGCTGAATTCATGCATTTGGATGTTGCCACACCGCGGACAGTGCAAGGCAAGAGTAGCATTACTGCTGCAAACCATACCTATCCCCCTTTTCAGGGTAACACTTCGCCATAAAGTAAAAAAATTCCTGCCAATCGCGCCAGTCTTGGCTACCGCGGCCGCAAAAGAAAACACCCGGCCTCGCCGGGTGCATGCTATCCAATCATTAACTGGCGGGAATCGGCCGAACCGGCAATGTCACGGACCATTTGACAAAGGGCAATAATGTCAAAGGGCTTGGTAATATACCCATAGGCGCCCATTTCCCGCGCCTGATGCACCAGGTCGAGTTCGCCATAAGCCGTCATCATCAGCACCTTTTCCCCCAGACCGAGCCGCTTCATCTCCCGCAAAGTTTCGATGCCATCCATTCCGGGCATTTTCATGTCCATCAAGGTCAGAGCGGGCTTAATTTCCTTAGCCATGGCAATGCCTTCATAACCGTTTGCCGAGGTATATACGGCATAGCCTTCCTCTGCCAGCACTTCCGTTAAAAGCCGTCGGATGCCAGGCTGATCATCGATAACAAGAACGGTAGCTTTAGCCATTTAATATCCCCCGCAATCAAAATATTACACCCTAATTGCGTGTATTTCGCATCCAGTGACAAATATCCTGCTAAGAATTGGTAATTATGCGGCAATTTCTCATTATTTAAATAATTTTTTTGCTTTTACTGCCCGAAGTGCTTGGACTAGTTTAAATAAATATTTATTATGGTAAATTTTTAAAGTGTATTTCGCAGTTCTGTCGTTAACGGTAAAAACGATGTCGTTGTAAGGCGTAGGCAACCCCCAGGTGCTGTAGATTTCCTCGCCGTTTTTAAGCACAGCAATGCGGTAAGCGCTATCACGCAAGTGCAGCGGGTATTTCACACTGACCTGGTGGGGATGCTCGTTGTCAATCGGAATATCACAGCCAAGAATGTCCACGGCATACTCCGAGACATTGGCCGTGTGGGCCACCCGCGCCCCGTACAGCGCAACCGGCGCCGGCGCATAATAATCAAGGTACGCTCGCACCAATTCACCGGCGGTGGCAAACTGGAGCAAGCTGCGGTCAACATACTCTTTTTTCAGGTAACGGAGGTGTTCGCCGATCGCGTCAAACTGACCACCTTCCAAGCTCTGCCAGTCGCCGTTGCCCATAACGAACATCGCATGGGTAAAGCCGACAATAGCGTGCACCCCCGGTCTCACCCGACCGTCGACAACAAAAAAATCCATGCCTTGTTTGGCCAAATCGTTCATGGCGGCGGCGCTTTGGGCGTCATAGTTGATAAACCGGCGCGGCGTAGGCCGCAGCTCTACCAGTCCGACCGCGTCGAGACGCTCCGCCGGCCGGTTGATGTCATCAGG is from Thermosinus carboxydivorans Nor1 and encodes:
- a CDS encoding response regulator — protein: MAKATVLVIDDQPGIRRLLTEVLAEEGYAVYTSANGYEGIAMAKEIKPALTLMDMKMPGMDGIETLREMKRLGLGEKVLMMTAYGELDLVHQAREMGAYGYITKPFDIIALCQMVRDIAGSADSRQLMIG